Below is a genomic region from Henckelia pumila isolate YLH828 chromosome 3, ASM3356847v2, whole genome shotgun sequence.
TTTTGTTTAAAGTTAAGGGCACAAAAGTAATTTTAgtataagctatttttaatctgtgtgtgcatgtatttatgtagtacttgtTATTTTCCCCATATTCTTGTTgtgcccctaggctcactacatctacttggtgcaggttaaTTTATTGtagagatcgaggggcaagactatcgagtggactgcgatgcgggcatgacacatccctccgacctatgctagtcttccgcagAAGTTTATTTTAAACACTTTAAAGCCTTTTATTTTGTCGTTGGGATAAATGTTATTGTAAGCATTTATAGAACTATTTGTGGGCATGTCAATATATAATTGATTAATCTTTTGATGTTCGAAATGTCGAATTTTTTTCTTTGGTTCTCGTTCCTTTTTCGGCCTAATTTATTTAGTAATGTTGGTCATATTTTTAGTTACTGTCTGTGACTGGCGGGAATATATATAGAGAGGTCATGTCAAAAAATTTTGGAAACCCGtatttttattaagtttaatttaatttaaagtagagttATGGTCGTTTCAGGCTGCCTCCCCCAATCTCTGATGTTATGAATcccttatatatatgtttaaaagCCCACGATCAAGCCCAAAGATCAAAATTCCAAACTTTccaaaactttgattttttccCGTAAATAATAATTAGCGCATATGCGCTAGGTGAAATGAGCAGATGCGCCTCTCTTTGTTTTCTTCACAATCCTAGCAGCAGCGCAAACCTGCTCTCTCTTAGGCGCAGATTTGCTTCCCATAAGCGCAGATGTGCATGTATCCTAGTGCAGACTTGATTCTGCTTTCTCAAATCTCTGACTCTCTGGAATTTTGCGCGGCTGCTCTCCATCTCAGCGCAACTGCTCTTCTTCACTTCTTCATTAGCGCGGATGCGCTATCTTTGATTCCCCTGCTCTGCTTctttttcttccttttcttcttctgtAAATTTTCTGGTCACTTCTCCTTTTCTTCAACTTAAAAATAATCCTACATGCACACAAGCAACATCCATAACGCGTAAATCCgctcaaaatacaacaaaactcaattaaaatcataaataaattaagtgcataaaacaCACTTTTCAGTTCGATATGACGAGAAAACGGAGTTTCTAAATAATCTAATAGTTCCTGAACGGCAGACTCATCTGAGGAAGACATCCTAGCCTAGGACTTAAGAATCAAATGAGAAAGGTAAACTTACAGGAGGAGGCCGGAAGGAAACAAGGTTGGGAAATACGTCCCGGGTTGGGAAATAATGCTCGGGTCGGGAGTTTTCTCAAAGTTACGACAGAGTAACAACACGAAAATGGTTAAAGTAAAAAAGAAATAAACCGTCGAGGGATCTCAGTCGTCCATTCAGGAAGTCATGCGGATTAAGATCTTGAACATGCAATATGTCAAACCATTTCACTCAATAAAACACAAAACAAGAACATTGGTAGGGCTCGGGGCCTGATCAGGCCAAGCAGTCTAAAATTCATACTTTTTTTAGACTAGAAAGGGGAAGTACTATTGATGCCCCTTAAAAACATCGGACCTGATCCGATCCAATTCCATGAAATCATATCCAAGGGAGTTGTTCCAAAATCACTAGACCATATTATATTAAAACACAAGTCAGATATAtcttaaaaaaaacacaagttAGATAAAGGCCCAAACAATACACTAATCTAAAAAGATAGATTTATGAATCCGCCCATGCGACGAGACCCAAAGGGCCAAGCTTCGTCTAGGTAGAGAAAAAGGCCGACCCGGGCCAAGTAAGGGAAGTTTTACCCAAGACTCGAAAATATTGGAAACACTTATAgatctttaaaaaataaaaggagATCCTTATAAACTCAGGATTAAGAAGAGATTATTTAGTCGACCCAGAGTCCTAGCCATCATGGTAGCTAAGTCCTACTGAGAGTAGTTTCCTACCTAGGGTAGAGTCCTACCCCTTACAAGAATTCTACCTCAACAAGGTAACCTACCCCTCCTGTCTCTGTAAATACCAGGTATTtcttatgattttatatattcatTTTTACTCACGCATCCATTCACTCATATTATCTTGCTCTCTCAACTTTATTACGCATTTCATCTTCGTAATATGAGCACTAACATATGCATCGAAGGGGTCACGTCGAACACATTTTCAGCGTCTCCTAACCCTGTTTTTGTCTGTGTAGAGCCGTATTTGTTCGACCCGACCTGTGTATTGAAAGATCTTCtgtaccagaccgaacccgaggtcaATACATAGAACAATTATCAGTCTTTCTTGTGGTttgaaattattaaattttatagtTAAAAACAATATTTCAAACCAAATCATTTAAAATAGATTTTGAAATTTCATATTCATTCGGATAAATTAGATCCTATCTGTACGAAcactattttaaataatatctaAAAGTGCAtatttatcaatacatgtggAGTCTACTATTTTATCAGTAGACCTCATATATATTGATAACATTTCACTATTAGATACACGTGTAAAGCAGTGTTAATATATATTGGCATGGGCCCACAGGGGCATAGGtgagttggtaaggcctgaggtgacgtggaAATAGATTCCTCAGCATTGCGGGTTCGattctcgtgtggagcatatttcctgctgaaatattgtgggataTGCTCTGGGGATTGACCATGTTGCTCCTTCCTTCAGgtccctgccgctcgtgcacatctcTCTATTAAATCTCTGCATGAGACAATGAATCTCTAAATCATGTGGAACCAGGTCCCTTTCGCAAGATCAACcctttttatgaaaatatattggCATGGTGAAATTTTCGGTTCATTGGACCCAAcaaataattttgataaatCCGAATCCCTCCGTAGAGACAACTGCTTAAATGGAAATTCTAGGCCCAATTCTTGGAGCCCGTGTCTGACTACATAAGCCGCGACTGCATACGCGATAATTACTTTCTCCACCGCAGGGAATCGGCAAAATGGGTGGTGGGTTCTTCGTCGGCGTTCTTGGAGTTCTGATCCTCTCACACGCGGCCTACTCCACTATCCAGTGTAAGATTAAATTTATGCAATTTGTGGATTCTACTTAAATTCTGAGATACTTACGTAGATTATGATCTATTTTACAGATAGATCTGTGCTCAAAATCACTGAAGAGCAGTTTTCTGGGCCCCCAATCGATGTAATTTCTGTATCATCACATCTAATTATGCCGTGAAAGTTATTTAGATGTGGATTTAGGCTAAAGGGGTCTAGGGTTTTGATAATTTGCAGGTAGTGATAGAGTTGATTGGAGGGATGGTCTTGTGTATGTGGGCTGCTTTAACCGTGCCTGGGAAGTTCTTATCGATACACCCTCATTCAGATGAAAATAGGTAACTTACCTTGTTCTTTTGCAGTACTACTATTGTGAAAAAAATCTTATTGTTATTAGTTATACAATTTGTTTCATTGCATAAATTGGTAGGAGTAATGGACCAAGGTCACAGGTTTCTCTGATGTTTTTATATTCGAGGTGCAAGAGTTGGAGGATTTATTTGGTTTAGGACAACATATCAAACCCGAAAATCTGTTTTTATTGTGTTGACCACGATGAGTTTTGGTCCGTTAAGAACATACTTTTCAATGAACCATCTAAAAGAACATACTATTTATGTTTCTTGTTGAAGtggttttttatttgatttttcttatgcCTCGTTTTAGAGGACCATTTAACTTTAATAAACATCAACATTTTTGTTCTTCATGAGTGATATTTTCCTTGATACGTATACTCTGTTCTTGATGAGACTGCTTTAGATGTGTGCCTGCTAAGATTTAGATTTGGTATATTGAGTCATGGAGATGATGTGGATTGCTTTAGATGCTTGTCTGCAAAGATTTGGTATATTGAGTTATGGAGATATAGCATGATAAATCAAAGGCAATACATGTTTCAGCTGGAAAATTATTTTCAACTTTTGGTATGTTGTGTATATTTACATAGAAATCCATCAAACTAACGTGAGCGAATAACCAGTCTGAAATTCTGAGCTTAGCACATGTTTCACGGGCACTGTCATGCATAATCTGAGTTCATCTGTTGTGTTGATATTGGAGAGTGCCTCTATATATGTGGGTTAATGAGATGTATGTTACCCTTGAGGCAATATCCCAAGTGTGCCTCAAACGGTGGATATTTATGGATACATGTAAGTCCATTGAAAAATGTGGACCCCACATGTGAAGATAAATGCACCCCACATGTGAAGATAAATGCACCTTTGGGTTTTGCAATAAAGGTGACATGAAAGTTTTCATATATCAGTCGGATATAAATCAAACCGCAAAAATAGCAGTAATTTGCGCACATCTTTGCAACAAAAAAGGGGAGATTCAGGTTAACATGGTTTTAGTTGTAAAAGCTTTGTAGAAACAAAACCATATGGTTCTAAGGTAGTgcttgcaaattttttttagcaCTTGCAAAAAACTTACCTAaatattgtcatatttatttacttaATCAATAATTAATGTACTTCTAATTCCCATGGTCGATTTTCCATTTATTGAATGTAGGATGGTAGCTCTTCCAGCCAATCTTgatttcattatttttaatcatcGGGGAAAAGCTTATTCTTTGGACATGGACTTGAAGCTTAACTGAGATATCAATGCCGTTtgaatattttctattttcttttggTTTGTATTTGATACGAAACTAGAGAGAAATATTATCTGTAGTTTTGTATTAGGCGTCATACGGGGGACTACGAAGATAATTGCGACACTGGTTCACTGTGAATTCTTGTCGAAGTGTTATTATTTTTGTCACCTGCGCTGTAAGAACATTAAAGtgcttaagtacttgttttttTCCTTCAAAATGTCTGCCGGTTTTCTAACGTGACAGCTGACATCGCTTGACAGGTAGTTGTCAAACttttaaatgctataaaatcgtatttaattttttttccctttaaCATGAGAAGTGTCATTTACACGGATATATGGTATTATTAAACAAAGTTGCTGTTATTTATATTTTCTTTGTTTGGGAGTACTAATTATCTCTATTAGGATTTTGGTTGATATGTGTTGGAAATTTCAAAGTGTCGTTGTTTTGCCAATACAAAGCTAAAACTGAACGATAACCATAAAGTTACCTAATTGATCGCGCTAAACTTGACAATACTAAACTACTCGCATCGTTGGGTTGGAGTAGCTAAGTAAACTGATCGCCTCAATTGAAAAGAGCTCACTCAACTGAAAAAATACATCAGTTTACCTTGCTTAGCTTATTCTTGCATTCTCTTTCATATTCATTGTTCAGAATCTGCACCTTGACATCTTTCCGCACAAATATTTGTTTGTCAATCGGTATCAACATTAAGAAAGCGAAGAATTCAGTTGTAAATCCGATTGAGTTCTATCATTTGTCAGTCGAAATAATTTTTGTTGAGTGTATTCATCCCCTCTCCTCTACACTCAACCGATCTCATCAAGTAGTATCAGAGCGAAGATCTTTCTTGTATCTGAACACTTTTATCAAAATGTCTTCCTTCAGCAAAATTCCAATGTTCTCCTAAGATGATTTTGATGACTGAAAAACAAGGATGCAAGCACATTTCTCTGTGTGGGCCTCCGTCACGAAGTAAAATCTAGTACACTCAAACTTACAGTAGCGGAAGcggaatcaatttttaaaattttcacacATTTGATAATCAAAATACTAATAAATGAACTCGTGTCATCCCAGTAGCTAAACCAACATTTCACTTTCCATAATTTTCATTCTTACTCGAGATCTTGTAACCTGTATCtggaatttacaataaatagaagaaaaataGAGGCTAAGTCTTTAAGGACGTGAATAAATCAGGCTTATACATTTATAACAAGACAAACAATattagtttagtgtttcaatATGATATGTCATGAATCAGTAATAATGTATCTGTATGAAGTATTTTGTCATATGAAATGCAGTAACTGTTCAGGATTCTGAAGTGAATATCGTAGGCtaaagaggtggctcccaccaACATTTGGTGTAGCATTTTTCCCCACGTACTCAAATAGGATCCGTACAATCGATCATTTATGAGTCATTATGAACTCACATTTCTGGACCAAAGTCACGTTCAATGGACTAAAAATCCGGTACAGAGACCGTTGTCCGGACTCAAGTCATTCAATCATTCAGTAGCCAATCGGTAATCAGTCAGGAACCAACAACAATCCAGATATCAAATATGCAGTACAATATGATCAATGAAACGAGAATGCTGAGATGATGcaatatatgaataaataatagtTATGAATTTTACCATAAATCCAGGCtaaataccaaaaaaaaaaaaaaaatttaaagaatcTGTAGTGAAAACCTTACGAAGGAACATCACCTCAATACTTACTATCTGCACCAGTCGATGAGCCCAAACCAATGTAAATTTCTATAAACATAATTTGAGTGATCTAAGACTAGTTAGGACCGGTAGTGAGTGTCGAAACCTTTTAAACTCATTTTCGGACAAAACTTGTACCGAAAAGTCTTGATTAAAgctttaaaaattcataacaattaaAATACAAGTAAAAAAATCACCAAAATTTACAAAATGTCAGAAAATAGTGCAGAAATGATCCGCAACCGAGAGCCGCAGCATCGTTGCGGCGCATGAAACTCACGCGCCACTGTGGTGGCGCTGGTGGCCGCCCTAGTGGTCACCAAAACCTTGATTGATCCaacattataataattattaaaatatttgagtaggATTTGTAGTAGTATTGATATATAATTATATgttcctcaaaaaaaaaaagatatataatTATATGTTATGTTACACTGATTAAATTTGAGATAAGATAATAAATAACATTTTTATCATTCTTcagcaattaattaatataagtaAAAGTAAGATGCATGTAAAGGGTAAAAtagtaatttttatttaatgatttgatggacgtgagataaataattaatgatttgatagatgttgaataaataatcaatacataaaattACAGCTAAACGATCTACCGAATTGAAGTTTTGCGAGATGGTCCTGGGTTCTATGCAATAAAATTGATGTTTTGTATTTACGCTTCATACTTATTCCATGTTTTGCCCgtgcttttaaaaaaactgaTTAAGATACACAGAGAGAGAGGTATTTACATTTGTTGAGCGATATAAATATTAAGGTTTTGGACCAATGACTGAAAAACAAATTTGAACATGAACAAATGAATTGCCTTATAATTCTGTTATCCGAAGCTTGACGAATGTTCAGGACTATGCTAGATCCAGTGGAAAACTGAGAACAATGTGCTAATTAATTAAGATACGGGACAATTAGCTAGCTTATGTTTCGCGGTGCTGAAAATTTAGAAGTGATTGGATCAACTCTACGCTCATTGTATTGACTCACAAAAATCAACCTTGGGATATATTTTAATGCTAGATAATTGAGTTGTGTCGTGAAGAAGGGCAAGTAAATCACATTAGTTGTTAGCTATTGTGTAATTTGATTTCTTATCTTGTTTGAAGACTTTCTGACATAGAACATGGATGAAAAGTTCCACTTTTGGGTTTCGGATAAAGGATTAGAATTCGAAGCCATATAAGAATATTGTGTAAAATCAAAACAGCGAAATATAAAGTTTATGAAGAAGCTTAATCACACGGGCATCCACACAAGAA
It encodes:
- the LOC140891836 gene encoding membrane magnesium transporter, which produces MGGGFFVGVLGVLILSHAAYSTIQYRSVLKITEEQFSGPPIDVVIELIGGMVLCMWAALTVPGKFLSIHPHSDENRMVALPANLDFIIFNHRGKAYSLDMDLKLN